In a genomic window of Desulfovibrio sp. X2:
- the queD gene encoding 6-carboxytetrahydropterin synthase QueD has protein sequence MPPFWTISVRLDFSASHFLRNYCGKCEALHGHNFGVTVAVTGSEPDPKTGMLLDYAVLKRETRAVLEGLDHKHLNECPAFLEENPSSENIARFIYRSLRPRLAPWPNVRLKSVSVAEKPEQWAVYEEIGEENA, from the coding sequence ATGCCCCCCTTCTGGACCATCTCCGTGCGCCTCGACTTCTCGGCCTCGCACTTCCTGCGCAACTACTGCGGCAAATGCGAGGCCCTGCACGGCCACAACTTCGGCGTGACCGTCGCGGTCACGGGCAGCGAGCCGGACCCGAAGACCGGCATGCTGCTCGACTACGCCGTGCTCAAGCGCGAGACGCGCGCCGTGCTCGAGGGGCTGGACCACAAGCACCTGAACGAGTGCCCGGCCTTCCTGGAAGAGAACCCGTCGAGCGAGAACATCGCCCGCTTCATCTACCGGAGCCTGCGCCCACGCCTGGCCCCCTGGCCCAACGTGCGCCTGAAATCCGTGAGCGTGGCCGAGAAGCCCGAGCAGTGGGCGGTGTACGAGGAGATAGGCGAGGAGAACGCGTGA